Proteins co-encoded in one Coregonus clupeaformis isolate EN_2021a chromosome 5, ASM2061545v1, whole genome shotgun sequence genomic window:
- the si:dkey-118k5.3 gene encoding protein NLRC3 has protein sequence MAVGPCSIALQERRVQLVESWSQNVTHLQELLYQVGALTEEDLSLVRGGGRLGVRDCMRNLLDVLHGRGEEACRAFFHVLQSQRANKESESTGEAIPPEGSGPSSIGSGPTNMQEYLRKHKGVLGRQHSPIDYLSIRTGRCISSESGDEPGSFTDITLSRCVGYTVPLQYHQHEAAMVGDAFRSQDQVCTFQDVYQRLLSVPGEDVTLLSGVAGSGKTTVVRRLVHEWARDSESQKIVLSLSFRELNLLSEPQTLHKLLLVHYSHLKPVLARVIDSQPGRILLILDGLDEFRFPLDFERSPKCSDPERTLGMGEMVVNLIKGHLLPGISILVTSRPHAISKVPTLLVTQLYSVLGFSKDQQRHYFEQSCSSPLVASAVWGYVSSYQPLQLMCRIPAFCWIVSTALRDGATCCLSQVTTTTLPSTARTTQAGSSDTSTTNNSHVKPITITAIYCCFLKSILVFHGEGRSQEGCSPQRLQEAPRVLQEMRPTLRDLGALAFKGLLERRFLFDQADLSSFSLDCSELSKTFLVEILREDRASLTYQRSFHFLHTSVQEFLAALYYVLQALSGSDPFSGLKSAVGVALFPVALHKVLTSTANKLLRPRRLLRRYVKKAFSWGGHHQSGHMDLFCRFVSGLLVPQTRVILDGLFRGRSQILPSPSSSSLSLSSPPPPPPPTPPFLLSLLHSQLQCGRLSPERQVNVCHCLYEAQDPGLAERLQGWLQVLAQQQVPDQSGPAKRDWSELAFLLQLIPDLQDLNLEAQGLDADGLRRLLPVLPLFSTLRLGQNPLGPEGAVVLACAVQSPDCRVERLWVVGTGLGCEGLKVLTEGLKDNHTVVDLRMAINHIGDVGAGCLADLLRTNHTLKDIRLRDNQITDKGLELLMEALTENTTLEHLWMFDNKLSKEGVRKLKEFARSTSHLDIKVCI, from the exons ATGGCGGTGGGGCCATGCAGTATAGCACTTCAGGAGCGTCGTGTGCAACTGGTGGAGAGCTGGAGCCAAAATGTCACCCACCTCCAGGAGCTTCTTTACCAGGTAGGGGCTCTTACTGAGGAGGACCTCAGCCTGGTGAGAGGGGGAGGTCGCCTGGGGGTGAGGGACTGCATGAGGAATCTGCTGGATGTGTTACATGGGCGTGGAGAGGAAGCCTGTCGAGCCTTCTTTCATGTACTACAGTCACAGAGAGCCAACAAGGAGTCTGAGTCTACGGGGGAAGCTATCCCCCCTGAGGGCTCTGGACCCAGCAGCATTGGCTCTGGTCCAACCAACATGCAGGAGTACTTGAGGAAACATAAGGGCGTATTAGGCAGGCAGCACAGTCCCATTGATTACCTTAGTATCAGGACTGGTAGGTGTATTAGCTCAGAGAGTGGTGATGAGCCTGGTTCCTTTACAGATATCACGTTGTCCAGGTGCGTGGGCTACACTGTTCCCCTGCAGTACCACCAGCACGAGGCAGCCATGGTGGGTGACGCCTTCCGGAGCCAGGACCAGGTCTGTACCTTTCAAGATGTCTACCAGAGGCTGCTGTCTGTTCCAGGAGAGGACGTGACTCTGCTCTCAGGGGTGGCCGGCAGTGGGAAGACCACTGTGGTGAGACGGCTGGTTCATGAGTGGGCCCGGGACTCTGAATCCCAGAAGATAGTCCTGTCCCTATCCTTCAGAGAGCTCAATCTGCTCAGTGAGCCTCAGACCCTGCACAAGCTTCTCCTGGTGCACTACAGCCACCTCAAACCTGTTCTGGCCCGGGTCATTGACTCCCAGCCTGGCCGGATCCTGCTCATCTTGGATGGACTCGATGAGTTCCGCTTCCCCCTGGACTTTGAGCGGAGCCCCAAGTGCTCGGACCCGGAGCGGACGCTGGGCATGGGGGAGATGGTGGTGAACCTGATTAAGGGTCACCTCCTCCCCGGTATCTCCATCCTGGTCACATCACGGCCCCACGCCATCTCCAAGGTCCCTACACTGCTGGTGACCCAGCTCTACAGCGTCCTGGGCTTCTCCAAAGACCAGCAGAGGCACTACTTTGAGCAGAGCTGCAGCTCTCCCCTGGTGGCTTCTGCTGTATGGGGCTACGTTTCCTCCTACCAGCCCCTCCAGCTCATGTGTCGAATACCAGCCTTCTGCTGGATCGTCTCCACTGCCCTGCGTGATGGAGCCACCTGCTGCCTTAGCCAAGTCACCACCACCACTCTGCCCAGTACAGCTAGGACAACGCAAGCAGGCTCCAGTGATACTTCCACCACCAACAACAGCCATGTCAAGCCCATCACCATCACAGCGATCTACTGCTGCTTCCTCAAGTCCATCCTGGTGTTCCACGGAGAGGGCCGCAGTCAGGAAGGCTGCAGCCCGCAGCGTCTCCAGGAGGCCCCACGGGTCCTACAGGAGATGCGGCCCACGCTGAGAGACCTGGGAGCCCTGGCCTTCAAGGGCCTGTTGGAGCGACGCTTCCTCTTCGACCAGGCTGATCTGAGCTCTTTCTCCCTGGACTGCAGCGAGCTGTCCAAGACCTTCCTGGTGGAGATCCTCCGAGAGGACCGGGCCTCGCTCACCTACCAGAGGAGCTTCCACTTCCTCCACACTAGTGTACAGGAGTTCCTGGCTGCTCTGTACTACGTCCTGCAGGCCCTCTCTGGCTCAGACCCGTTCTCAGGGCTCAAGTCAGCCGTTGGTGTAGCCCTGTTTCCAGTCGCCCTGCACAAAGTGTTAACCTCCACTGCTAATAAGCTACTGAGACCCAGACGGCTCCTGCGCAGATACGTCAAGAAGGCTTTCTCCTGGGGTGGACACCATCAGTCTGGTCACATGGACCTCTTCTGCAG ATTTGTATCTGGCCTATTGGTACCTCAAACACGTGTCATCCTGGATGGACTATTCCGAGGCAGATCACAAATactcccatctccctcctcctcctctctgtccctttcctctcctcctcctcctcctcctcccacccctcccttTCTCCTGAGCCTGCTCCACTCCCAGCTCCAATGTGGCAGACTGAGTCCAGAGAGGCAGGTCAACGTGTGCCACTGCCTGTACGAGGCCCAGGACCCAGGCCTGGCTGAGCGTCTACAAGGCTGGCTGCAGGTCCTGGCCCAGCAACAGGTCCCAGACCAGTCTGGCCCAGCCAAGAGGGACTGGAGCGAGCTGGCCTTCCTGCTGCAGCTGATCCCAGACCTGCAGGATCTGAATCTGGAGGCCCAGGGGCTGGATGCAGATGGCCTGCGCAGACTGCTGCCTGTACTCCCTCTCTTCAGCACCCTCAG GCTAGGGCAGAATCCACTGGGTCCAGAGGGGGCAGTTGTGTTAGCCTGTGCCGTGCAGAGCCCAGACTGCCGTGTCGAGAGACTGTG GGTGGTGGGGACAGGATTGGGTTGTGAGGGACTCAAGGTGCTTACAGAAGGACTGAAAGACAACCACACAGTGGTCGACCTCAG AATGGCCATCAATCACATTGGCGATGTGGGAGCGGGCTGTCTGGCGGATCTACTGCGGACCAATCATACACTTAAAGATATCAG GCTCCGTGACAACCAGATTACTGATAAGGGATTAGAACTCCTCATGGAAGCACTGACTGAGAATACCACTCTGGAACATCTCTG GATGTTTGACAACAAGTTATCAAAGGAGGGAGTCAGGAAGCTGAAGGAGTTCGCCAGGAGCACATCTCATCTGGACATCAAAGTGTGCATCTGA